The DNA region CTTCCTCTGGTTCCTCCTAATAAATTTATCTTCATTTTTCAACCTTTGTTTATGCGACGGAAGCAACGTTAGCGGTCTCGACCAGCTTCTGCCTGGTTTAGGACAATCTGATGTTTTGCAAAATGCACAATGCATGCAAAAACTGCTTCCATGTCAACCATATTTGAAGACTCCAAGCAATCCTCCACCAGCATGTTGTACACCTTTGGATGAAATGGCAAAAGGTGAATCTGATTGTCTCTGCAAATTGCTTAGCAATCCTAAGCTTTTTATGTCCCTCGATGTTACTGAGGATCAATTGTTGAAGCTTCCTAATGCTTGTGGTATTGATGTTGATACCACCAAGTGCAATGGCACTGCAGGTAATTCATTTCATGAGTTTTTTTTATTTGGAAAGTTTAGTTCATTTCAATGGCAATAGCCTAAGCAATTTAAGAAGGC from Lathyrus oleraceus cultivar Zhongwan6 chromosome 1, CAAS_Psat_ZW6_1.0, whole genome shotgun sequence includes:
- the LOC127104253 gene encoding non-specific lipid transfer protein GPI-anchored 8 → MAKTSKIFLWFLLINLSSFFNLCLCDGSNVSGLDQLLPGLGQSDVLQNAQCMQKLLPCQPYLKTPSNPPPACCTPLDEMAKGESDCLCKLLSNPKLFMSLDVTEDQLLKLPNACGIDVDTTKCNGTAAEGTTSESTPLGGEETTGEEGFADPSSSTKMIAPYGITYFVVSGFATLLTALVFSAY